The sequence CTTAGTTAGTATGCCTGTTTTCCATGGGATGTGGTCGCCGGCAGAAGATCCTATGACTACGTGGTAAAAAGACAAGTTATATATATCCGCATCCTTGAACAAAGAAGTAGCAGGAAGGTTGTTACTTTCCCAGTCGCTGAAGCATATGATGGAATTTTTAACATCCTTTTTATGATTTTCTACTACTTTCTTTATAGCAAGCGTATAGGCTGAGCCTATGTTAGAAGCACCGCCAGAAGTGATTCCAAATGTCAATGATGGCAGGTATAAGTCCAATATAGCTTCCTTGTCGCGGGTCAGAGGGCAGTAAACAATGGCTTCATTAGAAAAAAGAATGATGCAATAGCTACCCTGGCTTTTCTGTACAATTTTGGATATGCTGTATTTAGCACGTTCGAGACGCCCCGGCGGTGTGTCTTGCGCACGCATACTATTTGACAGGTCTAAAAGAAAATACATGTGGTGATTGTCAGCATTTACTTGTTGCTTCATGATTCGCTTGAATGGTGCCAACAGGGCGAGTATTGCCGATACCATTACCAAGAGACGAAGTGTATTCTTAAATAAAAAAGTCCTGCGATGATAAGAAAGAAAAACATAGTTTTTTTCTGTTTTATACAGCTTATACCATGTGAACAGTACAATGAGTAGAAAAATCAACAATGAAGCCACTTCAAAGTAGGAAGGGGAAAACAGGAAATGCATAAATGCCTATGAATTTAATGCTTTGTACAAATATATGGAAGTATAGTTGTTTTTTTATATTTAAAATCATCACTTTTAATAGTCTAACTTTCAATATTTTAAATTTTCTTTTAAAAAAAATACTGCAATTTATTTGGACAATAGGGAGCTTTGCTCTATATTTGCCTTGCTTTTCAAGGAAAAGGAGAGGTGGCCGAGTGGTCGAAGGCAGCAGTTTGCTAAACTGTCGTACCGCCCAAAGCGGTACCGCGGGTTCGAATCCCGTCCTCTCCTCAAACGAGTTCGGGGCGTAGCGCAGCCCGGTTAGCGCACCTGCTTTGGGAGCAGGGGGTCGCAGGTTCGAATCCTGCCGCCCCGACTTTTGTTTCTTATTAAATTTTTCTCTCTGTTTTTTTGGTCCCGTAGCTCAACCGGATAGAGCAACTGCCTTCTAAGCAGTCGGTTGCAGGTTCGAGTCCTGCCGGGATCGCTTTCGAGTCCCGCCCTTCAATCAAGCGAGACTCTTTTTTGTTTCCTACCAAGTGTAAAACGTTTTTTCCTTTGCGCTTTTTCTTCTATCAAAGTAATAAAAAAGGGAAAGCTTTTACGCCTTCCCTTTTTTCAGGATAACCGTTTGTAATTCTATCTCTTTTCCATAGGTACGTACTCTCTTTCGGTGGCGCCTATGTAGAGCTGACGCGGACGACCAATGGGCTCGTCATTTTCGCGCATCTCTTTCCATTGAGCAATCCAACCAGGCAAACGTCCCAGGGTGAACATGACGGTGAACATGTTCACAGGTATGCCCATGGCTCTATAGATAATGCCAGAATAGAAGTCAACGTTGGGATATAGCTTGCGTTCTTTGAAATAGTCGTCATTGAGTGCAGCATGCTCCAACTCCTTGGCTATATCCAAAAGTGGGTCTTTAATACCTAATTTATTCAGCACATTGTCTGCTTGCTGTTTAATGATGCGTGCCCGCGGGTCGAAGTTTTTATACACACGGTGCCCAAAGCCCATGAGACGGAAATTGGAGTTTTTGTCTTTTGCCAACTCCACATACTTCTTCACATTGCCGCCGTCAGCTTTAATCATCTCCAGCATCTCAATTACTTTTTGGTTGGCACCACCGTGCAAGGGACCCCACAAAGCACTTATACCTGCAGAAATAGCAGCATACAGGCTTGCATGAGAAGAGCCCACTATGCGCACGGTAGAAGTAGAGCAATTTTGCTCGTGGTCGGCGTGCAGAATCAATAGAACATCTAAAGCGCGAGCTATCACTGGGTCCACTTCGTAGTCTTCTACCGGCAGGGCAAACATCATGTGCAGGAAGTTCTCGCAATAGTTAAGATTGTTTTTCGGATAATTTAACGGATGCCCTTGTGAGTTTTTATAAGACCAAGCAGCCAAAGTAGGAACCTTAGCAAGCAAGCGAATGATATTTAAGTCTGTTTGCTCTTCGAAGCTCATGGAAGATTCTTCGGGGCGGGGATAGAAAGCCGACAAAGAAGAAACTAAAGCCGCGAGCACTCCCATAGGGTGAGCATTGGCAGGAAACCCTTCAAAAATTTTACGTATGTTTTCGTTTATGAGTGTGTGACGAGTTACCTTGTTTACAAAGGTTTCATACTCGTTCTTGGAAGGTAGCTCCCCATATATAAGCAAATAGGCTACTTCCAAGAAAGTAGATTTTTCTGCCAGCTGCTCGATAGGATAGCCTCTGTAGCGTAGTATTCCTTTTTCTCCATCAAGGAAGGTGATAGCACTTTTGGTGGAGGCGGTATTCTTGAAGCCTAAATCTAAGGTAATCAGTCCTCCTGTTTCTGCACGTAATTTATTGATATCTAAAGCTTTTTCGCCCTCGGTTCCTGTAAGAACCGGTATTTGGTACACTTGACCGTTGTAATGAAGTTCAGCGTATTCAGACATAGGAATTATTTGTTTATGTTTTACCTCTCAAAAAAACCTCAGCTAAATTAGAAAAATTTAAGTAAAAGGTAAAAAAAGACGCTTTATTTATGTAAAAATCAATATTGAAACGATTCATTAAAAATGAGCTTATTTAACATAATATTTATTATGAAAAAGCAAAGTGTCTTCTAAGAGTTCATTAGTATTTCCACTTGCAGTAGCGAAATATCCACTTTACTCCGAATAAAAATCATGAGTAACATAAAAGTTCAAGTTAACGAACAGAAAAGAGAGCATACGTTCTAAGCTGCTTGTACTCACTGGCATGGGGGAGAGGAAGAGACGGCTCATAGCCTCTAACTTCTATTTTTGCATAAACATTCCAATCCAATAACATAGCAATAGCCCTCTAAGGGGGCAACCAATATTGTTTTCACTATCAAAAAAAGAAAGCTATTTGCCAATACAAAACTTCGAGAATATATTACCAAGCAAGTCTTCGGTAGTTATTTCGCCGGTAATTTCACCCAAAAAGTGCAGTGTAGCCCTTACATCCATGGCTACCAAGTCGCTGGGCAACTGCGACAAAAGACCATGCTCAGCTTGGCTCAGCGCTTGTTCTGCTTTCTCCAAAAACTCATAGTGTCGTGCATTCGTAACTATAATGTCTGTTTGAAGTGAAGCTTCCCACTGTTGTACTCTTTTCAGCAATTCGCTTTTTAGATTTTCTACATCTTTTTCATTTTTAGCGGATATAAACATGAAAGGCGCCTGACTTTCTTTTTTCAAGGCTTCTTGTATTGCAGTAAGCTTGGAGTGTTCGGAAAGCATATCTATTTTATTACCTAAAAGGATATAAGATACATTAAGATTTTCTATCTCTTGAATGGCATCTTGCACCTCTTCAATATTGGCTGTATTGACATCAAAAAGATAAAGAATAATAGAAGCTTCTTTCATCTTCTGTCGGGCACGCTCCACACCTATTGCCTCTATGGTATCGGAAGTTTCGCGTATACCCGCAGTGTCAATAAAGCGGAAGGTGATTCCTTCAATGGTTATTTCGTCTTCTATTACATCACGGGTGGTGCCGGCTATGTCGGATACAATGGCTCTTTCTTCCTGAAGAAGTGCATTCAATAAAGTAGATTTGCCGGCATTGGGTTTTCCTACTATCGCAACCGGTACCCCCCGCTTTAGTACATTTCCGTATTTATAAGATTCTTTTAAGTGATGAACCACTTTTTTTATTTCACTTAGCAAAGAAAGCAGTTGAGTGCGGTCTGCGAACTCTACGTCTTCTTCTGAGAAGTCCAATTCAAGCTCAAGCAAGGATGCAAAATGAATCAGCTGTTCCCTCAATTGCTTTATCTTAGAAGAAAAACGTCCGCGCATTTGTTGCATAGCAACCCTGTGTGCAGCAGAAGACTGGGAAGCAATCAAGTCAGCAACCGCCTCGGCTTGTACCAAGTCAAAGCGCCCATTCAAATAAGCCCGTTTGGTGAACTCGCCCGGTTCTGCTATGCGGGCACCTGCTTCGACCAATAGGCTCAGCACGCGCTGTACTATATATGGTGAACCATGTGTCGAAATCTCTATGCTGTCCTCCATTGTGAAGGAATGAGGGGCTCTAAAGATCGACAAAAGTACCTCATCGACAACTTCGTTGTTTGAATCAACTATTTTACCAAAGTGCAATGTGTGCGTTTTTGCATTATCTAACTCTTTTCCTTTCCATATTTTTTTTACAATCTGAAAAGCTTCTTTTCCAGAAATTCTAATCACAGCCACTGCCGATTGCCCATGAGGTGTCGCCGGTGCTACTATTGTATCCCAATTATTTTGATTTTGCATATAACCAAGATTTAAGCAGTCCTTTTTTAGGAGACACAAAAATAGCTAGAAGGAGGTACAAACCTATACTAAGAACGGTTGCCCCACTTATGGATACTCCCCACCAAGAAGCAATAAAATAACCAGATACTGCACTAACTCCTCCAAGCAATAAGCAATAGCTTATCATAGCAGAGAGGCTGTAGCTCAGTAGGTAGGCAGTGGCAGGTAGTGCCGTGAAATAGGCGATTACAAGAATGGAGCCTGCCATTTCAAAGGAAGCAACGGTAGTCAAAGAAATGAATCCCATGAGCAGGTAATGCAAAGTTCCAGTAGCAATGCCGATAGTAGACGCAAATACAGCGTCAAAGCTCATTACCTTAAGCTGCTTATAGTAAAAGATAACAAAAGAGGCATTAACAACAAACAGAGCTAAAAGTAAATAAAAAGCTTTAGGACCTAAATTATGCCCGCTGATAATGAGTGTATCAAACAGTGTGTGAGATACCTCGCCATAGAGCACGCACTCCTGGTCTAAATCTACTTTGTAAGCAAGCGATGAAATAAGTATGACACCTAAAGCAAACATTGAAGTATAGATACTACCTATGGAAGCATCCTCGCTCAAGTTAAATTTTTGAGCAATAGACTCTATCAACCAAACGGTAGCAAAACCAGACAAGCCGGCACCAATAAGTAACCATACAGACTGAAGTGACTCAGTGAATAAATAGGCAACTACTATGCCCGGCAATACGGCATGAGAAATCGCATCTACGAGCATACTCATCCTGCGCAGGATGATAAAACAACCCAGTATGCCACAACAAGCAGCAGTCAATGCAGAATTAACAATAATCCACCAATCACTCATCATGGTATATCTTTTTGGTGTGGGTCCTTCTTAGGAAAATTCATAATAGTAAGCAGATGTGCTTCTATCTCCGGCGTAATATAGTGTTCTATGTCTTCGGCACTTTCGTGCAAGTGGTCTTCCGGAAGTTGTAAGTATTCGCTAAGGTATAACTCCCACAAACGATGCAAACGAACGATACGTTTCGATGCAGCTTTCCCAGCAGGAGTAAGCACTATTTCATTTTTGGTAAATTTTATCAACTTTCTTTTTTGAAATTTATTACAAATCTTTTCTATTTTATAGAAAGGCATTTTCGTTTGCTTATGCAATGCGTAAATATCTGTTCGGTTTTCTCCACTCGCCTCAATAAGTTTATAGATGGATTTTAACACGTGTTCTTCATCTATTTTACTGGCGTGTTTTCTTTTATCTTTTAGTTTATTGTATAAACTATTATGCTTCCCGAAAGCAACACTTATTATTAGGATGAAAAACAGACTCACAACAATTGCCGGTCCAGTGGGTATATGAGGGATAATTAAAGAAAGCATGATGCCGATTGCACTTGCCAGAAAAGAAACAAAGCTTGCAGCAACTATGCCGCCAACGAAAGAGCGTTTCCAGAAATAAGCTATCGAAGGCGGAAGTACAAACATAGCAGACATCAGTACGATACCTACACTTTGCAGTCCTGCCATTGCCAGTACACAAAGTAGGACAACCAAAATACCTTCAAGCATTTTAAATGGAAAATTTAAGGCACTGGCAAATTGGGTATCAAACACCCATACCTTGATGGCGCGAAAACTACTTATAAATAAAGCAAGCACCACAATGCTTATGATAGCAATCACTTGTGCATCAAGAGAGGATAGAGTAGAAGCTTGTCCAAAGATAAAGCGGTCAATGCCGCTTTGATTGCCCCAAGGCAGTTGTTGTATATAGGATAGTAACAAAACGCCTATTCCAAAAAATACAGATAAGGTGCTTGCTAATAATACGTCTTCCGATAAAACCTTTTTTCTATGCAGGTATTGTATGAAGTAAGTAGCTAAAAAGGCTGTGCTGCTGCCACCTACCAAAAACCAAAACAAATTTTTTCCCTGAAACAGAAGAAAAGCAATACAAATCCCTGGCAACACAGAGTGAGCAATCACATCGCCAACGAGTGCTTGCCGGCGATGAAACAATATACTACCTAATATAGAGGAGGATATACTTAAGAACAAGGCACTAATGAGGATATACCAAGTAGAAGGAAGAAACTCCATCATAAACTTTGCTTTATAATTTGCGCAATTTTGGTTAATGTAGTCAACTTTCCACCGTAGGTCTTTTGTAGTAACTCTGGAGTAAAAGCTTTTTCAGTAGGTGCTGAAGCTACCAAGTGTCCGTTTAGCAATACCACCCAATCAAAGTAATCATATGCTGAGTATAAATCGTGATGAACAACTACTATGGTCTTGCCTTGTGCTTTCATGTCTTTTAGAAGAGAAATAATAGCGTGCTCAGTAGCAATGTCGATACCGGTAAAGGGTTCATCCATGAAATAAATGTCTGCATCTTGTGCCAATGCTCTTGCTAAAAACACTCTTTGTTGCTGACCTCCTGAAAGTTCAGATACTTGGCGGTTGGCTAATGTAGAAATACCTACACGTTCCATTGCTTGCGCTACGATGTCGTAGTCTTGTGTCGTTAATTTTTTGTATGGTCCTAAGTAAGGGAAACGTCCCATTTCAACAACTTCTTTCACAGTGATAGGAAAGTCCCAGTTTACTTCTTCTTTTTGAGGTATGTAAGCTACTCTTTGCTTTACCTTCTTCAAGTATTCGCCAAACAACTTGACATATCCGCTATGCACAGGAACCAAACCCATAATGGCTTTGATAAGCGTTGACTTACCTGCGCCATTAGGACCTATGATGCCTGCCAACACTCCGTAAGGAAGTGTAAAGTCAATATTCCAAAGTGCTGTTTTATTATGATAACGTACACTCAAATCGTGTACCTCCAAGATGGGGAATTCTACTTGTTGTATCATTACTTACTTTATATTATCAACTATTAAAGTTGTATTAAAAACAAGCATTTTTAAATAAGTGCTTGCAGGGGAAGAAGCGTCTCCCAAAGAGTCAGAGTATAGACCGGGAACCAATTTCACTTTATGCCCCTTGTTTTGACAGCTTTCTACCACACTCTGTAAGGCTTTTGGGGAAACCGTAGTTTCTGCAAATATGGCTTTTACATCATTTCCTATAATGAAAGAGACCAACGCTGCCACATCATACAAACCAGCTTCCGATATAGTAGAGATTCCCTGCAGTCCCTTTACTTGAATTTCGTAACGTCGTCCATAGTATTCGAATGCATCATGAGCAGTAACCAATATCTTGCGCTCAGTAGGCACTTCTTTAAATTTTTCTTTTATCATAGCGTGCACACTATCAATCGCTTCTTTATATGAAGCTGCATTTTGTTTAAAGTAAGCAGCCATTGTAGGATAATGTACCGACAACTTGGAGGCTACTTCAGCCACAATTATTTTCATTAACAATGGATCGAACCAAATATGGGGGTCATAGGTAGAGCTACCTACCTGAATCAATTGTTCTTTCGGTAGAGCATCACCTAATGCATAACAGGGTTTTTGTTGAGAAAGCTTGTTCAAGGCTTCACTTAGTTTTCCTTCTAAGTGTAAACCATTGTAAAAGATGATGTCTGCCTCTTTAAACAAGGTAAAATCTTTTTGTGTAGCTTTATATAGGTGGGGGTCTACACCGGGACCCATAATACTCGTCACTTCCATTGAATCCTTCACGATGTTACGAACAACATCCGCCATAATGTTGGTTGTAACTACAATGCGCGCTTTGTAACGCTGGGAACTTTGCTGTCTATCATTGGAGCAGGCAAGCACTATGCAAGCGCTTATAAATATTGTTATGTAAACAAAAGTTCTATTGAATATTGTCTTCATGATTTACAATAATTTGGGAAGCTATCAAATGGGATAAGTTCAATACTTTGTTGTTTATATCAACTTCTATACTTAAATCGAAAGAAATTCTGTCTATCACATAAATATGTGATCCAATGAATAGGTTTATCTTATTTAAATAGTTTAAAAAGTCTTTTTTATCATTCTTAACAGCTACTACTTTTAGTTTTTTCCCAGTGGGAGCTTGTGACAAAGGAAAACCCTCAACAGGCTGAAAATCACCGTTAGGAGAGGGGATAGGATCGCCATGAGGGTCATATTTTGGATAGC comes from Thermonema lapsum and encodes:
- a CDS encoding citrate synthase — encoded protein: MSEYAELHYNGQVYQIPVLTGTEGEKALDINKLRAETGGLITLDLGFKNTASTKSAITFLDGEKGILRYRGYPIEQLAEKSTFLEVAYLLIYGELPSKNEYETFVNKVTRHTLINENIRKIFEGFPANAHPMGVLAALVSSLSAFYPRPEESSMSFEEQTDLNIIRLLAKVPTLAAWSYKNSQGHPLNYPKNNLNYCENFLHMMFALPVEDYEVDPVIARALDVLLILHADHEQNCSTSTVRIVGSSHASLYAAISAGISALWGPLHGGANQKVIEMLEMIKADGGNVKKYVELAKDKNSNFRLMGFGHRVYKNFDPRARIIKQQADNVLNKLGIKDPLLDIAKELEHAALNDDYFKERKLYPNVDFYSGIIYRAMGIPVNMFTVMFTLGRLPGWIAQWKEMRENDEPIGRPRQLYIGATEREYVPMEKR
- a CDS encoding metal ABC transporter ATP-binding protein — its product is MIQQVEFPILEVHDLSVRYHNKTALWNIDFTLPYGVLAGIIGPNGAGKSTLIKAIMGLVPVHSGYVKLFGEYLKKVKQRVAYIPQKEEVNWDFPITVKEVVEMGRFPYLGPYKKLTTQDYDIVAQAMERVGISTLANRQVSELSGGQQQRVFLARALAQDADIYFMDEPFTGIDIATEHAIISLLKDMKAQGKTIVVVHHDLYSAYDYFDWVVLLNGHLVASAPTEKAFTPELLQKTYGGKLTTLTKIAQIIKQSL
- a CDS encoding metal ABC transporter solute-binding protein, Zn/Mn family, with the protein product MKTIFNRTFVYITIFISACIVLACSNDRQQSSQRYKARIVVTTNIMADVVRNIVKDSMEVTSIMGPGVDPHLYKATQKDFTLFKEADIIFYNGLHLEGKLSEALNKLSQQKPCYALGDALPKEQLIQVGSSTYDPHIWFDPLLMKIIVAEVASKLSVHYPTMAAYFKQNAASYKEAIDSVHAMIKEKFKEVPTERKILVTAHDAFEYYGRRYEIQVKGLQGISTISEAGLYDVAALVSFIIGNDVKAIFAETTVSPKALQSVVESCQNKGHKVKLVPGLYSDSLGDASSPASTYLKMLVFNTTLIVDNIK
- a CDS encoding metal ABC transporter permease, coding for MMEFLPSTWYILISALFLSISSSILGSILFHRRQALVGDVIAHSVLPGICIAFLLFQGKNLFWFLVGGSSTAFLATYFIQYLHRKKVLSEDVLLASTLSVFFGIGVLLLSYIQQLPWGNQSGIDRFIFGQASTLSSLDAQVIAIISIVVLALFISSFRAIKVWVFDTQFASALNFPFKMLEGILVVLLCVLAMAGLQSVGIVLMSAMFVLPPSIAYFWKRSFVGGIVAASFVSFLASAIGIMLSLIIPHIPTGPAIVVSLFFILIISVAFGKHNSLYNKLKDKRKHASKIDEEHVLKSIYKLIEASGENRTDIYALHKQTKMPFYKIEKICNKFQKRKLIKFTKNEIVLTPAGKAASKRIVRLHRLWELYLSEYLQLPEDHLHESAEDIEHYITPEIEAHLLTIMNFPKKDPHQKDIP
- a CDS encoding metal ABC transporter permease is translated as MMSDWWIIVNSALTAACCGILGCFIILRRMSMLVDAISHAVLPGIVVAYLFTESLQSVWLLIGAGLSGFATVWLIESIAQKFNLSEDASIGSIYTSMFALGVILISSLAYKVDLDQECVLYGEVSHTLFDTLIISGHNLGPKAFYLLLALFVVNASFVIFYYKQLKVMSFDAVFASTIGIATGTLHYLLMGFISLTTVASFEMAGSILVIAYFTALPATAYLLSYSLSAMISYCLLLGGVSAVSGYFIASWWGVSISGATVLSIGLYLLLAIFVSPKKGLLKSWLYAKSK
- the mnmE gene encoding tRNA uridine-5-carboxymethylaminomethyl(34) synthesis GTPase MnmE, which translates into the protein MQNQNNWDTIVAPATPHGQSAVAVIRISGKEAFQIVKKIWKGKELDNAKTHTLHFGKIVDSNNEVVDEVLLSIFRAPHSFTMEDSIEISTHGSPYIVQRVLSLLVEAGARIAEPGEFTKRAYLNGRFDLVQAEAVADLIASQSSAAHRVAMQQMRGRFSSKIKQLREQLIHFASLLELELDFSEEDVEFADRTQLLSLLSEIKKVVHHLKESYKYGNVLKRGVPVAIVGKPNAGKSTLLNALLQEERAIVSDIAGTTRDVIEDEITIEGITFRFIDTAGIRETSDTIEAIGVERARQKMKEASIILYLFDVNTANIEEVQDAIQEIENLNVSYILLGNKIDMLSEHSKLTAIQEALKKESQAPFMFISAKNEKDVENLKSELLKRVQQWEASLQTDIIVTNARHYEFLEKAEQALSQAEHGLLSQLPSDLVAMDVRATLHFLGEITGEITTEDLLGNIFSKFCIGK
- a CDS encoding VWA domain-containing protein, producing the protein MKQQVNADNHHMYFLLDLSNSMRAQDTPPGRLERAKYSISKIVQKSQGSYCIILFSNEAIVYCPLTRDKEAILDLYLPSLTFGITSGGASNIGSAYTLAIKKVVENHKKDVKNSIICFSDWESNNLPATSLFKDADIYNLSFYHVVIGSSAGDHIPWKTGILTKDGKAVLTKAMPEKASALCKRTNNCSVFRISREIDDTAALIKSINESGATITSEQHVAAENIYYLPLMVSILCLVLDLLLPLPLIYIKP